The sequence below is a genomic window from Pangasianodon hypophthalmus isolate fPanHyp1 chromosome 27, fPanHyp1.pri, whole genome shotgun sequence.
ccttacacaccaccccttacaccttacactccacaccttacacaccacacctgaccccttacaccttacacaccacaccttacactccacaccttacacaccacacctgaccccttacactccacaccttacactccacacctgacaccttacactccaccccttacactccaccccttacaccttacacaccacacctgaccacttacactccaccccttacaccttacactccacaccttacacaccacacctgaccccttacacaccacaccttacactccaccccttacaccttacacaccacaccttacacaccacaccttagaccttacactccacaccttacactccacaccttacactccacaccttacactccacaccttactctccacaccttacacaccacaccttacccccttacactccacaccttacacaccacaccttacccccttacactccacacctcacactccacacactccaccccttacactccacaccttacacaccttacactccacaccttacacaccttacaatCCACACCTTACaatccacaccttacactccacaccttacactccacaccttacactccttacactccaccccttacacaccacaccttgcactccttacactccacaccttgcactccttacactccacaccttgcactccttacactccacaccttgcactccttacactccacaccttacccccttacactccacaccttacccCCCACACCTTacccccttacactccacaccttacccccttacactccacaccttacaccttacactccaccccttacactccaccccttacacactccgcaccttacacactccgcaccttacacaccttacactccacaccttacccccttacacaccacaccttacactccacacctcacactccaccccttacacaccacaccttgcacaccttacactccacaccttacccccttacactccacaccttacccccttacactccacaccttacactccactccttacaccccttacactccaccccttacactccacccTTTACACTCcgcaccttacactccacaccttacaccttacacactccacaccttacactccacaccttacactccacaccttacacaccttacattCCACACCTTacccccttacactccacaccttacacaccttacactccacaccttacacaccttacaccttacacaccacacaccacaccttacaccttacacaccaccccttacaccttacactccacaccttacacaccacacctgaccccttacaccttacacaccacaccttacactccacaccttacacaccacacctgaccccttacactccacaccttacactccacacctgacaccttacactccaccccttacactccaccccttacaccttacactccacaccttacacaccacacctgaccccttacacaccacaccttacactccaccccttacaccttacacaccacaccttacacaccacaccttacactccacaccttacactccacaccttacactccacaccttacactccacaccttacacaccacaccttacacaccacaccttacccccttacactccacaccttacacaccacaccttacccccttacactccacaccttagaCTCCACACCTTagactccacaccttacacaccacaccttacccccttacactccacaccttacactccacaccttacactccacaccttacactccacacctcacactccacacactccaccccttacacaccacaccttacccccttacactccacaccttacaccttacacaccacaccttacactccacaccttacaccttacactccacaccttacactccacaccttacaccttacactccacaccttacactccacacctcacactccacacctcacactccacacctcacactccacacctcacacaccttaGACTCCACACCTTagactccacaccttacacaccttagACTCCCCACCTCACACTCCACACCTCAcactccttacactccaccccttacactccacaccttacacaccacacctgaccccttacaccttacacaccgcaccttacacaccacacctgaccccttacaccttacacaccacacctgaCCACTTACGCTCCAccccttacacaccacaccttacaccttacactccacaccttacacaccacaccttaccccttacactccacaccttacactccacaccttacaccttacactccacaccttacactccacccctgacaccttacactccacaccttacactccaccccttacaccttacacaccacacctgaccacttacactccaccccttacacaccacaccttacattttacactccacaccttgcactccaccccttacaccttacacaccacaccttgCACTCCACCCCTTATACCTTACACACCAccccttacacaccacaccttacaccttacacaccacaccttacacaccacacctgaccccttacactccacacctgaccccttacactccacaccttaccccttacactccacaccttacactccaccccttacaccttacactccaccccttacaccttacacaccacaccttacactccacccctgacaccttacactccacaccttacacaccacatctgaccccttacactccacaccttacactccacacctgaccccttacactccacaccttacataCCACCCCTTACCCCTTATGCTCCACACCTTATGCTCCACACATGACGAGTCACACTGATGATAGTTTCCTCAAAGATTCAGGATTCAGTTTTCCTcattaaaataatgtgtgtttgttctttaGATGAAAATGTTACATGAATCATTTCAGCTCTTAAAGCAGAAAAAAGTCAGACTGTCAAGTTTCTGCGCATGAGTCAGGGGAGGTTCTCGCTTTGTGTGTGAACTGTGTTTTTCATGACAGACTCAAATCACTTCATttgaggggttttttttttgtacatgtgcTGGTTGTTAGGGGAAAATATGAGCgttcagtgtgtgtgctcagtcctcatgtcagtgtcactgaataaatgaaatgtacgTCTTCGCTGTGTTCAGTCGTATGAATTAGACAGTAGGAGATTTACGGACACTGGGCTGATGTGATCTTCTCTCTCAAACAGTAGAAACTCTCCTCTCTTTATCTAAACATAAATCTGGcccatttttttgaaaaacataaTGACTTTAAAGCTCTTTAATAACGTGAACTCTGCGCAAGTGTAAGAGAGCCTGAGAACTGAGGTGGTGTTACAGCTCCACCAGGCCAGCAGAGGGCACTGTGGGTGGAGTCGCCAACACTTCCAGTTTGAACATGTCCTGATAACAGATTTATGTGATGGTAATGTGACTGGTCTAAAAGCGGGGCTGTGATCAttcctgcattttatttttgagcCAGGTTGAGGATGACAGTTTGGTTTATGCTAACACTCTGTTCCACACTCCAACCCTGAACCGCTTTGGCATCATCAGGTCGGCGGGCGTGGCCATCCCCCTCGAGTGCCGCTACAAGAGGTTAGTGTGGGGTCTGTTTCAGTACGGCTGTTACACGTACTTGTATACTAACACTTCTGTTAGAAGTCTGCGAGTGTGTGACAGGAGTGTGTGACAGGAGTGTGTGACAGGAGTGTGTGACAGGAGTGTGTGACAGGAGTGTGTGacaggagtgtgtatgtgtgtttgttgataTGAATAGGACTCACTTTGTTAGCAGTAATAGCCAGTCAAGTCCTGTGAGCCCCGCCCTTTTAAGCTCCGTCCCAACCACGCCCGTGTCCTCGCCTCAGATCAGAACCGGTGTgtgtttcacttcctgtttcattacactgtttttattaatgcacgTTTCAGATAACTGTGAAATGTAAACATGTAGACATCCTGATGAGTgtgttacccacaatgcactgctgtggtatgagcgcatcttctgtgtgtgtgttgtagatgaTTGGATGTCTGGGAGATCGTTGAACATGTTTCAGTCTGATAAAGTCATCAGCATGGCGGCGTCTGTGCTCAGCGCTCGTCACAGTGCCCTTAAACTCTTCCTGGACCGCTGTGTGGTGACGCTGGGGCCCGACGCTGCAGCCACGCCCAGCTGTGACCTCATCAGTTACCACGGGTCAGAGCCACACCCCTCACCTCtcatttacacaaaaacagGAACACATCACACCATAGTCAGCAAATGAGGAGTGGTCATTAGAGCGCCccctggggggaaaaaacaacatgcaaatatatacatttataaattttatatttatatctgggaatttattcatttctgtaaagctgttttgtgacaatgtccattgttaagaGCGCTATAAAAATTGAATTCAAAACCTGACTCATATTGTACCGTtgcatgcgtgcgtgcgtgtgtgtgtgtgcgcacgtatATATGTATTGTATTTACTGTGAACTGTCCCGTGTGCTGTAGGTGTCCTCGTGACTCAGGATCATCTCAGGCCACCGGCTCCTTCCTGCCCGGGGCAGAAGGTCATGTGCTGAGGGTGAAACTCAACCTGCTGCGTTCACTCGGAGACAACCGACACGCAGACAACTCTGTGAGGAGGAGTTATGCTTCCTACTTAACACACTGCAAGTGTCTTCAGGATTAACACTGCACTAAAGCTCAATCATCTGGGAGCTagaagttgtgtgtgtttattgtgagtgtgtgtgagagagagagagagagagagagagagagagagaggttagcTTTGGGTAGACGTCACTAAGGTTTCTTGTGACTGTCACTGTCTTAAGACTGATTAccaaacagtgtgtgttgtaatTACACAACCTCAGTGTGATTGTGAGGGTGGGGTTGTGTGAGTCATGGTGAGGTTGTTGTGCGAGTGTGATGGTGGggttgtggtggtgtgtgtgagaggttgaggtagtgtgagtgtgatggtgggGTTGTGGTAGTATGAGTGTGAggttgtggtggtgtgtgtgagaggttgaGGTAGTGTGATGGTTGTTGTGTCCCTGCAGCAGCTGAATGAATCAGTTTTATTCCTGCAGATGTTCATCACGTGCTGGATGAAGACAGTTGATCCGGTTCAGGAGGAGAACTCTGTAACTAAAGCGTGTAGCTACATGGGGAACAGGTGAAAACCACTTCACCACACAACACTGCACTTCCTCTTAGATTAATCTAACTCTTTATTTCAGCTGATTTCTGTTGCCTCTGATTTTCTGTCCTCTGTGAGCTGAACATGTCCTATTAgagctcagagctgttttactgACATCCTGAAACGGAAGTAAAGAAATAATTCACTAACAGTCACAAAGAACAGATgaacagcagtgtgtgaagAGCTCGCTCTGCATTCACACCATCTGGGAATAACCAGAATTCCGACTGGGGAAAAACTGGGAAATTGCACAGAGTGCTTCAGCTCTGTTAAATATTCCTCAGTACCCTGACTGCAGGTGTAGAATTAGACCTGATTCAAGCTCGTTAAATCTTACTGAAGGTGCAGAGGTCAGAGTCTGAGCCGCTTCTCTTTCCTGTACTCACAGTGACACCCAGTGTTCAACCCCAGAACTGCAGGTTAACATTTTGCACAGCAGACCAGCTTTTACCTCATTTTcatcgcgtgtgtgtgtgtgtgtgtgtgtgtgtgtgtgtgtgtgtgtgtgtgtgtgtgtgtgtgtgtgagggagttgCTGGATTTGTGTCATCTAGAAGAATGTTTTATCTCCAGTGTCGCTGtcacatgtttgtgtttttctcacTCAATAATAACAGTGGGATTTAAACTTATTTTAGATTT
It includes:
- the LOC113525709 gene encoding zona pellucida sperm-binding protein 3; its protein translation is MMMMMMMSCTDQLALTAVLMLLTGGARGSRVWKEGPRVGPDGRQYKAAGFRPEDWDQPPAVRVHCTENSMVVRARADLYGTGRLVTASELRLGPDFSAANCGAVQREDTELVITAGLHECGAELRVEDDSLVYANTLFHTPTLNRFGIIRSAGVAIPLECRYKRTHFVSSNSQSSPVSPALLSSVPTTPVSSPQIRTDDWMSGRSLNMFQSDKVISMAASVLSARHSALKLFLDRCVVTLGPDAAATPSCDLISYHGCPRDSGSSQATGSFLPGAEGHVLRVKLNLLRSLGDNRHADNSMFITCWMKTVDPVQEENSVTKACSYMGNSWRSVDGKHEVCECCDGKCDDFSQRRIST